The following coding sequences are from one Sesamum indicum cultivar Zhongzhi No. 13 linkage group LG11, S_indicum_v1.0, whole genome shotgun sequence window:
- the LOC105173073 gene encoding uncharacterized protein At4g00950-like, whose amino-acid sequence MAEEDETDPCFSTLSFPFLPLPAPTMAMHSPDHPSGTSTPPLQTLASVPFKWEEQPGKPRPCTDIIPFPQPAAKPLELPPCRVEPAHKMPSPTTVLDGPYNVARPKFSSFRFFREAHDSFDSHSSDSPESAVDVLLGKRSSGGRRISRPVGFFRRTLRFKSGGKKEVDDGDCFSTTGCESYESSSRAKMEGKMRRSGSFSSSSQPTSTHIWSAICESLNQVMAWKSSRKSKKERIRLKESGI is encoded by the exons ATGGcagaagaggatgaaacaGATCCATGTTTCTCCACACTCAGCTTTCCGTTTTTACCCCTACCAGCACCCACCATGGCCATGCATTCACCTGACCATCCATCAGGAACTTCAACTCCCCCACTCCAGACCTTAGCTTCCGTCCCCTTCAAATGGGAGGAACAGCCCGGCAAACCCCGACCCTGCACCGACATCATTCCCTTTCCCCAACCCGCGGCCAAGCCCTTGGAGCTTCCACCCTGTAGGGTGGAGCCTGCCCACAAAATGCCCTCCCCCACCACTGTTCTTGATGGCCCTTATAATGTCGCCCGCCCTAAGTTTTCTTCCTTCAGATTCTTTCGGGAGGCCCACGACTCCTTCGACAGCCACAGCAGCGATAGTCCTGAGAGTGCTGTGGATGTGCTGCTTGGAAAGAGGAGTAGTGGAGGGCGGAGAATTTCAAGACCAGTAGGGTTCTTCCGTAGGACTTTGAGGTTCAAGAGTGGTGGTAAAAAGGAGGTTGATGATGGGGATTGTTTTTCAACTACTGGCTGTGAGAGTTATGAGAGCTCCAGCAGGGCCAAAATGGAGGGGAAGATGAGAAGAAGTGGAAGCTTTTCCAGTTCTTCCCAACCGACGTCTACTCATATCTGG AGTGCTATATGTGAGAGTTTAAATCAAGTGATGGCATGGAAGAGTAGTAGAAAATCGAAGAAAGAAAGGATCCGTTTGAAGGAGTCCGGCATATAG